A DNA window from Sporosarcina sp. ANT_H38 contains the following coding sequences:
- the mdh gene encoding malate dehydrogenase, with protein MTMQRKKVSVIGSGFTGATTAFLLAQKELCDVVIVDIPQMENPTKGKALDMMEAGPVQGFDVSIIGTSNYADTKDSDIVIITAGIARKPGMSRDDLVQTNQKVMKIVTGEIVKHSPNTTIIVLTNPVDAMTYTVYKESGLPKERVIGQSGVLDTARFRTFVAQELNLSVKDVTGFVLGGHGDDMVPLVRYSYAGGIPLETLISAERLEEIVDRTRKGGAEIVNLLGNGSAYYAPAASLVEMAEAILKDQKRVLPSIAYLEGEYGLDGIYIGVPTVLGAGGIERIIELELTEDEKAALANSAESVKAVMKVLV; from the coding sequence ATGACAATGCAACGTAAAAAAGTCTCAGTTATCGGTTCTGGTTTCACAGGTGCAACTACAGCATTTCTTTTAGCTCAAAAGGAGCTTTGCGATGTAGTTATCGTCGATATTCCACAAATGGAAAATCCAACAAAAGGGAAAGCTCTTGATATGATGGAAGCTGGACCCGTTCAAGGTTTTGACGTGAGTATTATAGGAACTTCAAATTACGCCGATACAAAAGACTCTGACATTGTCATTATTACAGCTGGTATTGCTCGCAAACCAGGTATGAGCCGTGATGACCTTGTTCAGACGAACCAAAAAGTCATGAAAATCGTAACTGGTGAAATCGTAAAACATTCTCCGAATACAACAATCATCGTATTGACGAACCCTGTCGATGCAATGACTTACACAGTATACAAAGAATCAGGATTGCCGAAAGAACGCGTAATCGGACAATCTGGTGTACTTGACACTGCACGTTTTCGTACGTTTGTAGCGCAAGAATTGAACTTGTCTGTTAAAGACGTCACTGGTTTCGTACTTGGCGGTCATGGCGACGATATGGTTCCACTTGTACGCTACTCATATGCAGGCGGTATCCCACTTGAAACTTTGATCTCTGCTGAGCGTCTTGAAGAAATCGTAGATCGCACACGTAAAGGTGGAGCAGAAATCGTTAACCTTCTTGGAAATGGTTCTGCTTACTATGCACCAGCTGCATCACTTGTTGAAATGGCTGAAGCGATCCTTAAAGATCAGAAACGTGTTTTACCTTCGATTGCATACCTTGAAGGCGAGTATGGTCTTGATGGTATTTACATCGGTGTACCAACTGTGCTCGGCGCAGGCGGTATCGAAAGAATAATCGAACTTGAATTGACTGAAGACGAAAAAGCGGCATTAGCTAATTCTGCTGAATCAGTGAAAGCTGTTATGAAAGTTCTTGTCTAA
- the pyk gene encoding pyruvate kinase has protein sequence MRKTKIVCTIGPASESPELLEQLIDAGMNVARLNFSHGNHEEHKARMDTIKKVAREKGKVVGILLDTKGPEIRTHSMENGKLELVAGQNIDISMTQVVGNNDVFSVSYGKLIEDVSKGSVILLDDGLIQLEVTGKDEERGLIHTLIINSGSLSNNKGVNVPGVSVQLPGMTEKDAADILFGIKEGVDFIAASFVRRASDVMEIRALLEKNNGGNIQIIPKIENQEGVDNIDEILNVSDGLMVARGDLGVEIPPEEVPLVQKNLIEKCNQAGKPVITATQMLDSMQRNPRPTRAEASDVANAIFDGTDAIMLSGETAAGIYPIESVETMDRIARTTEAAIDYRSVVSTRRREKHGNMTEAIGQAAAYTAINLKVKAVLAPTESGHTAKMIAKYRPGCPVIAVTSSEACSRKLSLVWGVYPIVGKKVSSIDEILQESVEESVKHQYVGHGDVVIITAGVPVGEAGTTNLMKIHVIGDLLARGQGIGKNVAYGRTVVAKNAAEALAYDTEGAILITNASDRDMMPAIEKCAGLITEEGGLTSHGAIVGLSLGIPVIVGVEDATELIQHGKEITMDAESGVIYNGHASVL, from the coding sequence ATGAGAAAAACGAAAATTGTATGTACGATTGGTCCTGCAAGTGAATCACCGGAATTATTGGAACAACTTATTGACGCAGGTATGAATGTAGCGAGGCTCAATTTTTCCCATGGTAATCATGAGGAACATAAAGCTCGCATGGATACCATAAAAAAGGTTGCTCGTGAAAAAGGTAAAGTTGTTGGAATTCTGCTTGATACGAAAGGTCCTGAAATTCGGACACACTCCATGGAAAACGGTAAGTTGGAACTTGTAGCAGGACAAAATATTGATATTTCCATGACGCAAGTTGTAGGAAATAATGATGTGTTTTCAGTCAGTTACGGTAAACTGATCGAAGATGTAAGCAAGGGTTCTGTCATACTCTTAGACGATGGCCTAATCCAATTAGAAGTCACAGGTAAAGATGAAGAACGTGGGTTAATCCATACACTGATCATTAATTCGGGTTCGTTAAGCAATAATAAAGGTGTTAACGTACCGGGTGTTTCTGTACAACTTCCTGGAATGACTGAAAAAGATGCTGCTGATATCCTGTTTGGTATTAAGGAAGGTGTCGATTTCATAGCGGCCTCATTCGTAAGACGGGCATCTGATGTTATGGAAATACGTGCTCTTCTAGAGAAGAACAACGGCGGTAATATACAAATTATTCCCAAAATAGAAAATCAAGAAGGCGTCGATAACATCGATGAAATCCTGAATGTTTCAGATGGTCTTATGGTTGCGCGTGGAGATCTAGGTGTAGAGATTCCACCAGAAGAAGTACCGTTGGTTCAGAAAAATTTGATAGAAAAATGTAACCAGGCGGGTAAACCAGTGATCACAGCAACACAAATGCTCGACTCAATGCAGCGTAACCCGCGTCCTACACGTGCGGAAGCGAGCGATGTAGCGAATGCGATTTTTGACGGTACTGATGCAATTATGCTGTCAGGAGAGACCGCAGCGGGAATTTATCCGATCGAATCAGTCGAGACGATGGATAGAATTGCGCGTACTACGGAAGCGGCAATCGATTATCGTTCCGTCGTTTCAACACGTCGACGTGAAAAACACGGCAATATGACCGAAGCGATTGGACAAGCTGCTGCATACACGGCTATCAACTTGAAAGTGAAGGCTGTCCTTGCTCCAACAGAAAGTGGTCATACTGCTAAAATGATTGCTAAATACCGTCCGGGTTGTCCAGTCATTGCGGTAACTTCATCCGAAGCCTGTTCTAGAAAACTATCACTCGTCTGGGGTGTCTATCCGATTGTTGGTAAAAAAGTTTCTTCGATTGATGAAATCTTACAAGAGTCTGTCGAAGAGAGTGTCAAACATCAGTATGTCGGACATGGTGACGTTGTTATCATTACGGCTGGTGTTCCAGTTGGTGAGGCGGGAACGACAAACTTGATGAAAATTCATGTCATTGGGGATTTGCTTGCACGTGGACAAGGGATTGGCAAAAATGTAGCTTATGGTCGAACTGTTGTGGCTAAAAATGCAGCTGAAGCATTGGCATATGATACAGAAGGAGCGATTCTTATAACAAACGCATCTGATCGTGATATGATGCCTGCCATCGAGAAATGTGCAGGGCTGATTACGGAAGAAGGCGGATTGACAAGTCATGGCGCTATTGTTGGACTAAGTCTTGGAATTCCAGTAATTGTCGGTGTTGAAGATGCTACCGAGCTTATTCAACATGGCAAGGAAATTACGATGGATGCTGAATCTGGCGTTATTTACAACGGGCACGCTAGCGTTTTATAA
- the pnpS gene encoding two-component system histidine kinase PnpS — protein sequence MKDLYYRLTIACAILLSVLLTGLGIVLGQFFPLFARDVALDLQRQYWVYLIITLVIAFILSLFIAMRMMMQYARPVDEVTKVAVQIAKGDYLIRTKTDEPEYNNDLAISINKIASNLQEMSTLRMMEKERLKTLIESMGSGLLMFGREGSVNLVNGVFEKTFGFSKEELVGKTFKTIGLPIEIENLIEAVFMTEQVHEKQVRVDSGGRLSYMSVYGAPVIGHHGNWLGIVVVMHDITKLVRLEEVRKDFVANVSHELRTPITSIKGFTETLLDGAMNEPIIMKEFLEIIQKESNRLHLLIDDLLELSAMERENFSLQFGHVELLDLMNDALKIVSGNLERKKMDIKLDIAEQISIEGDARRLIQVMVNLLSNAINYSKEQTKITVSVITKAENAIIEVQDEGIGIEQIELARLFERFYRVDRARSRDSGGTGLGLAIVKHLVEAHSGTVEVESAIGVGTLIRICIPLRQVN from the coding sequence ATGAAAGATCTATATTATCGATTAACAATCGCTTGTGCAATTCTTCTTTCGGTTCTTTTAACTGGCCTCGGCATTGTCTTGGGTCAGTTTTTCCCTTTATTCGCACGGGATGTTGCACTGGATCTGCAACGGCAATACTGGGTTTATTTAATTATCACGTTGGTAATTGCATTTATACTATCTCTCTTTATAGCAATGCGGATGATGATGCAGTACGCTCGCCCGGTCGATGAAGTGACAAAAGTGGCCGTTCAAATTGCAAAAGGTGATTATTTAATAAGGACCAAGACGGATGAACCTGAATATAACAATGATCTTGCAATCTCTATTAACAAAATAGCGAGCAATCTCCAAGAAATGTCGACACTCAGGATGATGGAAAAAGAGCGATTGAAAACTCTTATCGAAAGTATGGGTAGCGGTCTGCTTATGTTCGGTCGTGAAGGATCAGTAAATCTGGTAAACGGTGTATTTGAAAAGACTTTTGGATTTTCAAAAGAGGAGCTCGTTGGCAAGACTTTCAAAACAATCGGTTTACCTATTGAAATTGAAAATTTGATTGAAGCTGTTTTCATGACAGAACAAGTGCATGAAAAGCAGGTAAGGGTTGATTCAGGAGGTCGCCTTTCCTACATGAGCGTTTATGGAGCGCCTGTCATCGGCCATCATGGTAACTGGCTCGGCATTGTTGTTGTCATGCATGATATTACGAAACTTGTCAGACTTGAAGAAGTAAGAAAAGATTTTGTTGCAAATGTATCCCACGAACTTCGTACCCCTATTACTTCAATTAAAGGATTTACTGAAACATTATTAGATGGTGCGATGAATGAGCCTATCATAATGAAAGAATTTCTTGAAATTATACAAAAAGAAAGTAACAGACTACATCTATTGATCGATGACTTGCTCGAATTATCAGCAATGGAAAGAGAAAATTTTTCACTTCAATTCGGTCATGTTGAGCTGCTAGACTTGATGAATGATGCATTAAAAATCGTTTCCGGAAATTTGGAACGAAAGAAAATGGATATCAAATTGGATATTGCTGAACAAATTAGTATCGAAGGTGATGCAAGGCGATTAATTCAAGTAATGGTGAATCTCTTATCAAATGCAATTAACTATTCTAAAGAACAGACAAAGATCACTGTTTCAGTTATAACCAAAGCCGAAAATGCAATTATCGAAGTACAAGATGAAGGAATAGGTATCGAACAAATTGAACTTGCACGGCTGTTTGAACGTTTCTATCGTGTCGATCGTGCTAGAAGCCGCGATTCAGGAGGGACTGGTCTCGGACTAGCCATTGTTAAGCACCTTGTGGAGGCACACAGCGGTACAGTCGAAGTGGAGAGTGCAATCGGCGTAGGAACGTTAATTCGCATATGTATACCTTTGCGTCAAGTTAATTGA
- a CDS encoding AI-2E family transporter, whose translation MPKNSNRQQAFQSVFIKWLPAVLTGIILFAVPPAAIAVIIAYFTAPILSSVRSVTKLPLTIATLFVIALMLFLMSAFTFIAIHGLIDTVPAVERHIAPITQNTDIASKLFTFLEDKVVEYGHALLEYTLSMISTIFQQLFSLFIFLVAYFFALRESGKNRYWFLVYFPITIRQPAKRMFTKSGQLIGTFISVEARLFSLTFLIITMGFIFLQFESPIGNAFLISLADSLPFLGIGLFLLPMAAFFLYTNNLYIGIALILLYIFTMISRQMAESYMWASTFQLKPIHAFFITISSFYLFGLPGILLTPFLLFAALKVRQHPLFIG comes from the coding sequence ATGCCGAAAAATAGTAACAGACAACAGGCTTTTCAATCGGTTTTTATCAAATGGTTGCCTGCTGTTTTGACAGGTATTATCCTGTTTGCTGTTCCCCCAGCGGCAATCGCTGTCATTATCGCTTACTTTACTGCACCTATCCTATCGTCCGTCCGCTCAGTGACCAAGCTTCCGCTTACAATAGCAACATTATTCGTTATTGCACTTATGCTCTTTTTGATGAGTGCGTTCACTTTTATCGCAATTCACGGTCTTATTGACACCGTTCCAGCCGTCGAACGCCATATAGCACCGATTACTCAAAATACGGACATTGCAAGCAAATTGTTCACTTTTCTCGAGGATAAGGTTGTCGAATATGGCCATGCTCTTTTAGAATACACCTTATCGATGATTAGTACCATATTTCAACAGCTATTCAGTTTATTCATTTTCCTCGTTGCTTACTTTTTCGCCTTACGCGAATCCGGAAAAAACCGATACTGGTTTCTAGTCTACTTCCCAATCACCATACGCCAACCTGCGAAAAGGATGTTCACAAAATCTGGTCAACTTATCGGAACTTTCATTTCAGTAGAGGCTCGCTTATTTTCCCTTACATTCCTAATTATTACAATGGGGTTCATCTTTCTTCAGTTCGAGTCACCAATTGGAAATGCTTTTCTTATCTCTCTGGCAGATAGCCTACCATTCCTCGGTATCGGCCTGTTCCTACTGCCCATGGCTGCTTTCTTCCTATACACAAACAATTTATATATAGGAATTGCACTCATTTTACTATATATATTCACCATGATATCAAGACAAATGGCCGAATCATATATGTGGGCATCCACCTTCCAATTGAAGCCAATTCATGCTTTTTTTATAACAATTTCTTCTTTCTATCTGTTCGGTTTACCCGGTATTTTGCTAACGCCATTCTTACTTTTTGCTGCATTGAAAGTAAGACAACACCCTTTGTTTATCGGATGA
- the citZ gene encoding citrate synthase, with amino-acid sequence MTSTKGLEGVVATQSAISSIIDDTLTYVGYDIDNLADNASFEEVIYLLWHQRLPKEDELAELKKQLADNMSVPQEVLNHFKTYPIGEVHPMAALRTAVSLLALYDEKAEDMSDEANYEKAIKLQAKIATLVTSFSRIRKGLEPVAPKVEYGYAENFLYMLSGKQPEAIAIEAFDKALVLHADHELNASTFTARVCVATLSDMYSGVTAAMGALKGPLHGGANEQVMKMLMEIGSEDKVESYIRAKLDNKEKIMGFGHRVYRKGDPRAKHLREMSKRLTELRGEEKWYNMSNKIEEIVTGEKNLPPNVDFYSASVYHSLDIDHDLFTPIFAVSRISGWIAHIREQYANNRLIRPRADYTGPGMQKYVPIKER; translated from the coding sequence ATGACATCAACCAAAGGGTTGGAGGGAGTCGTAGCGACACAGTCAGCAATCAGTTCTATTATTGATGACACACTTACATATGTCGGCTATGATATTGATAATCTTGCAGATAACGCCAGCTTTGAAGAAGTTATTTATCTTCTTTGGCACCAGCGTCTGCCAAAAGAGGACGAACTTGCAGAACTGAAAAAACAGCTTGCAGATAACATGTCAGTTCCTCAAGAAGTACTTAATCATTTCAAAACGTATCCGATTGGGGAAGTACACCCAATGGCGGCATTGCGTACTGCAGTATCACTACTTGCACTATACGATGAAAAAGCAGAAGATATGTCTGATGAAGCAAATTATGAAAAAGCAATTAAGCTTCAAGCGAAAATTGCTACACTAGTTACTTCATTCTCACGTATCCGTAAAGGCCTTGAGCCTGTTGCTCCAAAAGTCGAATATGGCTACGCAGAAAACTTCCTATATATGCTTTCAGGTAAACAACCTGAAGCAATTGCAATTGAAGCATTCGACAAAGCCCTTGTCCTTCACGCAGACCATGAGCTCAATGCATCTACATTCACAGCACGCGTTTGTGTTGCGACGCTTTCTGATATGTACTCAGGTGTTACAGCAGCGATGGGTGCACTTAAAGGGCCACTTCACGGTGGGGCAAACGAACAAGTAATGAAAATGCTGATGGAAATCGGTTCAGAAGATAAAGTAGAATCATATATCCGTGCGAAATTGGATAACAAAGAAAAAATCATGGGCTTCGGCCACCGTGTCTATCGTAAAGGTGACCCGCGTGCAAAACATCTTCGTGAAATGTCTAAGCGTTTAACAGAACTTCGCGGTGAAGAGAAATGGTACAATATGTCCAATAAAATCGAAGAAATTGTTACTGGTGAAAAGAATTTGCCACCAAACGTCGATTTCTATTCGGCTTCTGTCTATCATTCACTTGACATTGATCATGATTTATTTACACCAATTTTCGCAGTATCTCGTATTTCGGGATGGATTGCACATATTCGTGAGCAGTATGCAAACAATAGGTTGATCCGCCCTCGTGCAGATTATACTGGTCCGGGCATGCAGAAATACGTTCCGATTAAAGAACGATAA
- a CDS encoding FxsA family protein: MKWIVLTFIAVPTAELALLIYSGKTLGLVPTIAIILITGLGGAYLAKRQGMKAWTDLKTRMTVMETPGDALIDSLCILFGGILLIMPGFITDLVGFLLLFKGPRNSIRPFIQNWIYKKMKNGQIVIR, translated from the coding sequence TTGAAATGGATTGTACTCACATTTATTGCTGTTCCAACGGCTGAACTTGCTTTACTAATTTATTCAGGGAAGACGCTTGGGCTTGTGCCAACAATAGCTATTATCCTTATTACAGGACTAGGAGGGGCATACCTCGCTAAGCGTCAAGGGATGAAAGCTTGGACTGATTTAAAAACGCGTATGACAGTTATGGAGACTCCTGGAGATGCACTTATTGATAGTCTTTGTATCCTGTTTGGTGGAATTCTGTTAATTATGCCCGGTTTCATCACCGACCTTGTCGGCTTTTTATTACTATTCAAAGGACCAAGAAATAGTATCAGGCCATTCATTCAAAATTGGATCTATAAAAAAATGAAAAATGGACAAATTGTCATCCGATAA
- the icd gene encoding NADP-dependent isocitrate dehydrogenase codes for MTNGGKITVTNGVLNVPDHATIPFIIGDGTGPDIWHSASRVMEAAVDKAYDGKKKLVWKEVLAGEKAFNETGEWLPQETLDIIDEYLIAIKGPLTTPIGGGFRSLNVALRQELDLYTCLRPVRYFEGVPSPVKRPEDCDMVIFRENTEDIYAGIEYKEGTPEAKKMIDFLQNEMGVKNIRFPETSGIGIKPISEEGTKRLVRAALTYIIKEGRKSLTLVHKGNIMKFTEGAFKNWGYEVAEQEFGDKVFTWNQYDKIKDADGTDAANKAQAEAEAAGKIIVKDAIADIFLQQILTRPKEFDVVATMNLNGDYISDALAAQVGGIGIAPGANINYITGHAIFEATHGTAPKYAGLDKVNPSSLLLSGVLMLEHLGWNEAADMITASIEKTIVSKVVTYDFARLMDGATEVKASEFANELIKNL; via the coding sequence ATGACTAACGGTGGAAAAATTACAGTAACTAATGGTGTTTTAAATGTTCCTGATCACGCAACAATTCCTTTTATTATCGGTGACGGTACTGGCCCAGATATTTGGCATTCAGCATCACGCGTAATGGAAGCAGCTGTTGATAAAGCTTATGATGGCAAGAAAAAACTCGTTTGGAAAGAAGTTCTTGCGGGAGAAAAAGCATTCAACGAAACGGGCGAATGGCTTCCACAAGAAACACTTGACATAATCGATGAGTACTTGATTGCTATTAAAGGACCACTTACTACACCAATCGGCGGCGGTTTCCGGTCATTGAACGTTGCACTTCGCCAAGAATTGGATCTTTACACTTGTCTACGTCCAGTGCGTTACTTTGAAGGTGTTCCTTCACCTGTTAAACGCCCTGAAGATTGCGATATGGTTATTTTCCGCGAAAATACGGAAGATATCTATGCAGGTATTGAATACAAAGAAGGTACACCTGAAGCGAAAAAAATGATTGATTTCCTACAAAATGAAATGGGTGTTAAAAATATCCGCTTCCCAGAAACATCTGGAATTGGTATCAAACCTATTTCTGAAGAAGGTACAAAACGTTTAGTGCGTGCTGCTCTTACTTATATTATTAAAGAAGGCCGCAAGTCATTGACGCTTGTTCATAAAGGGAACATTATGAAGTTTACAGAAGGCGCATTTAAAAACTGGGGCTATGAAGTTGCTGAACAAGAATTCGGCGATAAAGTCTTCACATGGAACCAGTACGATAAAATCAAAGATGCTGATGGAACTGATGCAGCTAACAAAGCGCAAGCTGAAGCTGAAGCAGCTGGCAAAATCATCGTTAAAGATGCGATTGCTGACATCTTCTTGCAACAAATTTTGACACGTCCAAAAGAGTTCGATGTTGTTGCAACAATGAACTTGAACGGCGATTATATTTCTGATGCTCTTGCTGCACAAGTTGGCGGAATTGGTATCGCTCCTGGAGCAAACATCAACTATATTACAGGACATGCAATCTTTGAAGCAACTCACGGTACTGCACCGAAATATGCAGGACTTGATAAAGTTAACCCTTCTTCACTCCTACTTTCAGGCGTCTTGATGCTTGAGCACCTTGGATGGAATGAAGCGGCGGATATGATCACTGCTTCAATCGAAAAAACAATTGTATCTAAAGTTGTTACTTATGACTTTGCTCGTCTTATGGACGGTGCAACAGAAGTTAAAGCATCTGAATTCGCTAATGAATTGATAAAAAATCTCTAA
- a CDS encoding response regulator transcription factor: MSSSIKKILIVDDEQPIRTLLEYNLKLAQYETITAADGEEAVLKTEMEKPDLILLDLMLPKMDGIDVCKTLRQRGLDIPIIMLTAKGDELDKVLGLEIGADDYMTKPFSPREVVARVKAVLRRSGEWTGRIEETGILTTGSLTVHAEQYEAYLDKVVLEFTPKEFELLVYFMQNKNRVLSRDQLLSAVWNYDFAGDTRIVDVHVSHLREKIEENTKKPVFIKTVRGIGYKFEEPKT, translated from the coding sequence TTGAGTTCAAGTATAAAGAAAATATTGATTGTCGATGACGAACAGCCGATTCGGACACTACTAGAATACAACTTGAAGCTAGCGCAATACGAAACAATCACTGCTGCTGACGGAGAAGAAGCTGTATTGAAAACAGAAATGGAAAAACCTGATTTGATATTACTTGATTTGATGCTTCCAAAAATGGATGGAATTGATGTCTGTAAAACGTTAAGACAGCGCGGACTCGACATTCCAATTATCATGCTTACGGCAAAAGGGGACGAGCTCGACAAGGTACTAGGTCTTGAGATTGGTGCGGATGATTATATGACAAAACCGTTTAGTCCGCGAGAAGTTGTTGCACGCGTTAAGGCTGTATTGAGACGGAGTGGAGAATGGACAGGCCGAATCGAAGAAACAGGAATTTTAACCACAGGATCTTTAACGGTTCACGCTGAACAATACGAAGCTTACCTTGACAAAGTAGTACTTGAATTCACCCCGAAAGAATTTGAACTGCTTGTTTATTTTATGCAGAACAAGAATCGAGTTCTATCAAGGGACCAACTTTTGAGTGCGGTCTGGAACTATGACTTTGCTGGCGATACTCGTATTGTCGATGTTCATGTCAGCCATTTACGTGAAAAGATTGAAGAGAACACGAAGAAACCTGTTTTCATCAAGACGGTAAGAGGAATTGGCTATAAATTTGAGGAACCGAAAACGTGA
- the pfkA gene encoding 6-phosphofructokinase → MKKIAVLTSGGDAPGMNAAVRAVVRKAIYEGLEVAGVFNGFQGLIEGKIEPLQLGSVGDIIQRGGTILRSARSEEFRTLEGREKAMKQLKLNEIDALVVIGGDGSFRGALELTSLGLPCVGVPATIDNDINGTELTIGFDTALNTVIDSIDKIRDTATSHERTFIVEVMGRDAGDLALWAGLAGGAETILVPEEKYELPNIIERLKRGTGRGKKHSIIIVAEGVMSAAELAEILMREANIETRISVLGHIQRGGSPSARDRVIASQYGAKAVEVLLEGRGGIAIGMRNHVVVDYKLTDVFEQSDGLDIEMYKLSKELSI, encoded by the coding sequence ATGAAGAAAATTGCTGTGTTGACAAGTGGGGGAGACGCACCGGGTATGAATGCTGCAGTTCGTGCAGTTGTTCGAAAAGCAATTTATGAAGGCCTCGAAGTTGCAGGCGTTTTCAATGGTTTTCAGGGATTAATCGAAGGGAAAATTGAACCTCTGCAATTGGGTTCAGTGGGAGATATCATTCAAAGAGGTGGAACGATATTGCGGTCAGCCCGAAGTGAGGAGTTCCGGACGCTGGAGGGGCGTGAAAAAGCCATGAAACAATTGAAGTTGAACGAAATCGATGCTTTAGTTGTCATTGGCGGTGATGGTTCATTCAGAGGTGCACTTGAATTAACATCTCTTGGTCTGCCATGTGTCGGAGTTCCCGCAACCATTGATAATGACATCAATGGTACTGAGCTTACAATTGGTTTTGATACAGCATTGAATACGGTCATTGATTCCATCGATAAGATTCGCGATACTGCTACATCTCATGAACGTACATTCATTGTTGAGGTTATGGGGCGTGATGCAGGTGACCTTGCCTTATGGGCGGGACTTGCTGGCGGTGCTGAAACGATTCTCGTTCCTGAAGAAAAATATGAATTGCCCAATATTATCGAACGGCTGAAAAGAGGTACGGGAAGAGGCAAGAAACATAGTATCATCATCGTGGCTGAAGGAGTTATGTCGGCTGCGGAGCTTGCTGAAATATTGATGCGTGAAGCAAATATTGAAACACGCATATCCGTGCTTGGTCATATCCAACGGGGGGGCTCACCTTCTGCGCGTGATCGTGTCATTGCAAGTCAGTACGGAGCAAAAGCTGTAGAAGTATTGCTAGAAGGTCGTGGTGGCATTGCAATTGGCATGCGAAATCATGTGGTGGTAGACTATAAACTAACGGACGTTTTCGAACAATCGGATGGTTTGGATATAGAGATGTACAAGTTGTCCAAGGAATTGTCTATTTAA
- a CDS encoding MaoC/PaaZ C-terminal domain-containing protein yields the protein MILGKKRRLGRKIEEITVGEKLKLTEKIEDKDLLLYLGLTNDSNPLYIQHDYASQTAYGMPIVPTIMLTGIVTSAVSKYLPGPGSHILKQQLSFPKAVYHYTTINFLLEIIHVDKDKNLIDISIEARDEKEDIVISGIVTVTPPKVEERLTSQAMDNF from the coding sequence TTGATACTAGGGAAGAAAAGGCGTCTAGGTAGAAAGATAGAAGAAATTACTGTTGGAGAAAAATTGAAATTGACAGAGAAAATTGAAGATAAAGATCTACTACTCTATCTTGGACTAACAAATGACAGTAACCCACTCTATATCCAGCATGATTACGCTTCACAAACGGCTTATGGAATGCCCATAGTGCCAACTATTATGCTGACAGGGATTGTGACATCCGCCGTGTCTAAGTATTTACCAGGACCTGGTTCACATATTCTGAAACAACAATTGTCATTCCCGAAAGCTGTGTATCACTATACAACTATCAATTTTTTGCTCGAAATTATTCATGTTGATAAAGATAAAAATTTAATAGACATTTCAATCGAAGCACGTGACGAAAAGGAAGACATCGTCATTTCTGGAATAGTGACAGTCACTCCGCCAAAAGTGGAAGAGCGTCTTACATCACAAGCAATGGATAACTTTTGA